The following coding sequences are from one Leptolyngbya sp. NIES-3755 window:
- a CDS encoding transposase (similar to AA sequence:cyanobase_aa:LBDG_56430), with product MLPIFYQSCLKSQLSAAQFITLEILVELLQQERRITIERLATLFPQPILFESRRRNLQRFLSLPQMTPEALWFPIAKQWIKQHIPRGQTLQIALDRTQWDKHNLMMVSFIYQNRAIPLYWIWLDKQGQSSLKDQQKVLRPVFQLLKKRRFVLLGDREFHSIELAAWCVQNRVSFVFRLPKSTTVQPETGASFSRLDHLPQVPGAAEQYLQIQVTQKRGFGRHNLVIYQKRAYARSTTPEVWYLLTNLTDVNQVLFHYDFRFCIEPGFKDLKSGGYHLEDCHADPRRFTALLVLMTLAYSLASIQGHRIRKKQVQRYVGRVKEPKRTQNRHSQFWIGLYGSLWIGSLNLWSTLAHQLMALKPQKRTFFQRGLNAISLIQSAL from the coding sequence ATGTTGCCTATATTCTATCAATCCTGTTTGAAATCGCAACTCTCGGCTGCTCAATTCATCACGCTCGAAATCCTTGTCGAACTGTTGCAGCAAGAACGCAGAATTACGATTGAACGACTTGCAACGCTATTTCCCCAACCGATTCTATTTGAGAGTAGACGGCGCAATCTGCAACGATTCCTGAGTTTGCCCCAGATGACACCGGAAGCGTTATGGTTTCCCATCGCTAAGCAGTGGATTAAGCAACACATTCCGCGTGGACAAACCTTACAGATTGCACTTGACCGAACGCAATGGGATAAACATAACCTGATGATGGTCAGTTTTATTTATCAGAACCGAGCCATCCCGTTGTATTGGATATGGCTCGATAAACAAGGACAGAGTTCTCTCAAGGATCAACAAAAAGTGTTGCGCCCTGTATTTCAATTGTTGAAAAAACGTCGCTTTGTCTTATTAGGAGACCGAGAATTCCACAGTATCGAACTCGCTGCTTGGTGTGTGCAGAACCGAGTCTCGTTCGTGTTTCGTTTACCGAAGAGTACGACTGTTCAACCAGAGACAGGTGCAAGCTTTTCGCGCCTTGATCACCTGCCGCAAGTTCCCGGTGCTGCCGAACAATATCTGCAAATCCAAGTGACACAAAAACGCGGGTTCGGCAGACATAATCTGGTGATTTATCAGAAACGCGCTTATGCTCGATCCACAACGCCTGAGGTGTGGTACTTGCTCACCAATCTCACTGATGTCAATCAAGTGCTGTTTCACTACGATTTCAGGTTCTGCATCGAGCCAGGATTTAAGGACTTGAAATCCGGTGGCTACCACCTCGAAGATTGCCATGCTGATCCACGTCGATTTACCGCTCTACTCGTACTCATGACCCTCGCCTATTCACTCGCTTCAATCCAGGGACATCGCATTCGCAAAAAACAAGTGCAGCGCTATGTCGGTCGAGTCAAAGAACCCAAACGCACTCAAAATCGCCACAGCCAATTTTGGATCGGCTTGTATGGAAGTTTATGGATTGGCAGTCTCAATTTGTGGTCAACCTTGGCGCATCAACTCATGGCACTCAAACCCCAAAAACGCACCTTTTTCCAGCGAGGTCTGAACGCCATTTCCTTGATCCAGTCTGCTTTGTAG
- a CDS encoding helicase domain protein (similar to AA sequence:cyanobase_aa:Cyan7425_2099): MMDDRESVPINLHSPLFQSVASAFPLVPLQDYKEKINVPGKPPAAFICPSHPLLDATIHLILQRYRDLLKQGAILVDENDPEEEVRSLVYLEHAIQDARIDPNGKRRIISQRMQFVELVGDRAIHAGYAPYLDYRPLNETEQALIPEILEQLSGEDFEAQAKRYAVTQLVPAHLEEVKQQKEALIDRTIAAVKERLTKEIVYWDGRAEKLRLDERAGKPNAKLNSALAQQRADELQSRLTRRMAELQQERQISPATPLVVGGALVVPIGLLLRLQGKRQSQPALFARETKRVEQMAMQAVMEAERRLGHEPIDVSSQKCGWDIESRVPNSQHLRLIEVKGRIEGAETITVTRNEVLAGLNRPESFILAIVQVPKSEEFAEGDVFRVRSTSGGDNEATKQTGSRKWRSDLAGKRCVFGV, encoded by the coding sequence ATGATGGACGATCGTGAGTCTGTCCCAATTAACCTGCACTCTCCGCTGTTTCAGTCCGTCGCCTCAGCATTTCCGCTTGTGCCGCTTCAGGACTATAAAGAAAAGATCAATGTTCCGGGGAAACCGCCTGCTGCGTTTATCTGTCCTAGTCATCCTTTGCTGGATGCAACAATTCATTTGATTTTGCAGCGGTATCGGGATTTGCTAAAGCAAGGTGCAATTCTGGTCGATGAGAATGATCCAGAGGAAGAGGTGCGATCGCTGGTCTACTTGGAACATGCGATTCAAGATGCTCGAATCGATCCGAATGGAAAGCGCCGCATCATTTCACAGCGAATGCAGTTTGTGGAGTTAGTAGGCGATCGAGCAATTCATGCTGGATATGCGCCTTACTTGGACTATCGCCCTTTGAATGAAACAGAACAGGCATTGATTCCCGAAATTCTGGAGCAGCTTTCAGGGGAGGATTTTGAGGCTCAGGCAAAACGTTATGCGGTAACCCAGCTTGTGCCCGCGCATCTGGAGGAAGTGAAGCAGCAGAAAGAGGCTTTGATTGACCGAACGATCGCAGCCGTGAAGGAACGGCTGACCAAAGAAATTGTCTACTGGGATGGGCGGGCGGAGAAATTGCGCTTGGATGAACGAGCAGGCAAGCCAAATGCAAAGCTCAACTCAGCTTTAGCGCAGCAGCGGGCGGATGAATTGCAGTCCCGGCTGACTCGGCGGATGGCGGAACTGCAACAGGAACGGCAGATTTCTCCGGCAACTCCTTTGGTCGTGGGCGGGGCGTTGGTGGTGCCGATTGGGTTGTTGTTGCGGTTACAGGGGAAACGACAGTCTCAACCTGCTTTGTTTGCACGGGAGACGAAGCGTGTGGAGCAGATGGCAATGCAGGCAGTGATGGAAGCAGAACGACGATTGGGGCATGAGCCGATTGATGTGAGTTCCCAGAAATGCGGATGGGATATTGAGTCGCGGGTGCCGAACTCGCAGCACTTGCGCTTGATTGAGGTGAAAGGGCGAATTGAAGGGGCTGAAACGATTACTGTGACGCGGAATGAGGTGCTGGCTGGACTGAACCGACCGGAGAGTTTTATTTTAGCGATCGTACAAGTGCCGAAATCCGAGGAATTTGCTGAAGGGGATGTGTTTCGGGTGAGATCGACTTCAGGGGGTGACAACGAAGCTACAAAGCAGACTGGATCAAGGAAATGGCGTTCAGACCTCGCTGGAAAAAGGTGCGTTTTTGGGGTTTGA
- a CDS encoding peptidase M23 (similar to AA sequence:cyanobase_aa:LBDG_27110) gives MKRTVPQDPNSVPYSVLDSESTEEHPRQITPEGSRTVRTSAAMLGIAFSVGAYGLAAPQQAEAAPTEPATSDLTPSTTTSADAPKGSEPAAAVPTVTHAVQEGQTLWKIAELYGIDVAKLANLNGLQTTSVLSVGQVLQVPATNRTAISGVPIQSLPNLKAVPVIPPQANKPETVPSVVVTRKQSALEGLRQNRDRLKQSLAELKSEESAKTESTPVQVATLPQSNTPSLTTYRVNPGETLSSIAQAHGISARELAELNQLSNPNLVQANQFIKVPQKIAQALPQPVAASEPQASTPTDVQVPTVPSLASTQNPVTPNAPLAIGGDARQFAFSNPARNRPSESRSTEVRRSDDQYVNTLLSEISRLRERYQSSRSTPREAPKVSATETPTPSRRVNPQFRPTSPVAALRTESRSVPTAAGQTRLERMLADAPKPKTQVVAAAPAGSESYAPILRSPVGKTVSPNLPSLGRPDSYMPGQRFNGYIWPAKGVLTSPYGWRWGRMHRGIDIAAPVGTPIMAAAPGKVVTAGWNDGGYGNLVEVKHADGSVTLYAHNSRILVRVGQQVRQGQQIAEMGSTGFSTGPHSHFEVHLPGRGAVNPMALLPQSRS, from the coding sequence TTGAAACGAACAGTTCCGCAAGACCCAAATTCTGTTCCTTACAGCGTACTCGACTCTGAGAGTACGGAGGAGCACCCCCGGCAGATCACACCAGAGGGAAGTCGAACCGTTCGCACCTCTGCTGCCATGCTTGGAATCGCATTTTCAGTCGGCGCTTATGGCTTAGCCGCTCCTCAGCAAGCGGAAGCCGCCCCCACTGAACCCGCGACATCTGACCTCACTCCCAGTACCACGACTTCAGCGGATGCACCCAAGGGGTCTGAACCTGCCGCCGCTGTCCCGACTGTCACTCATGCAGTTCAGGAAGGTCAAACCCTCTGGAAGATTGCAGAACTCTATGGCATCGATGTAGCAAAGCTGGCGAACCTGAACGGGTTGCAGACCACCAGCGTTCTCTCGGTCGGTCAAGTCTTGCAAGTCCCTGCGACGAACCGAACTGCGATTAGCGGTGTGCCGATTCAGTCGCTGCCCAATCTCAAAGCGGTTCCGGTCATCCCCCCGCAGGCGAACAAGCCGGAAACTGTTCCTTCAGTGGTCGTGACGCGGAAGCAATCCGCCCTAGAAGGACTCAGACAGAATCGCGATCGATTGAAGCAAAGTTTGGCGGAGTTGAAGTCTGAGGAGTCTGCGAAAACTGAATCGACCCCTGTGCAGGTTGCGACCTTGCCCCAGTCGAATACGCCGAGCTTGACAACTTATCGAGTGAATCCAGGTGAAACCCTGTCCTCGATCGCTCAAGCACACGGTATCTCAGCCCGTGAACTGGCAGAACTCAATCAGCTTAGCAACCCGAATTTGGTGCAAGCGAATCAGTTCATCAAAGTTCCTCAAAAAATTGCTCAGGCACTTCCTCAACCTGTGGCAGCTTCTGAACCTCAAGCGTCAACCCCGACGGATGTTCAAGTGCCCACCGTTCCGAGCCTTGCCTCGACTCAAAATCCGGTCACTCCAAATGCACCGTTGGCGATCGGTGGCGATGCTCGTCAATTTGCCTTCTCGAACCCTGCTCGGAATCGCCCTTCGGAATCGCGATCGACAGAGGTTCGTCGCAGTGATGACCAATATGTGAATACGCTGCTGTCGGAAATTTCGCGTCTGCGGGAACGGTATCAGTCTTCTCGATCGACCCCTCGCGAGGCTCCCAAAGTTTCAGCCACTGAAACTCCCACTCCTTCGCGTCGCGTCAATCCGCAGTTCAGACCGACTTCTCCCGTGGCTGCTCTCCGCACCGAAAGCCGAAGTGTTCCAACCGCTGCGGGTCAGACTCGATTAGAGCGGATGCTGGCAGATGCCCCGAAACCGAAAACGCAAGTGGTCGCGGCGGCTCCAGCGGGATCTGAATCGTATGCACCGATTCTGCGTTCTCCAGTCGGTAAAACGGTCTCTCCGAATCTACCTTCTCTCGGTCGTCCCGATTCCTACATGCCAGGACAACGCTTCAACGGCTATATTTGGCCCGCGAAAGGTGTTCTAACTTCTCCCTACGGTTGGCGTTGGGGACGGATGCACCGAGGGATTGACATTGCGGCTCCAGTCGGAACCCCGATTATGGCAGCGGCTCCTGGTAAAGTCGTGACCGCAGGCTGGAACGATGGTGGCTATGGCAACCTCGTCGAAGTCAAACATGCAGATGGCAGTGTGACGCTCTACGCTCACAACAGTCGCATTTTGGTTCGAGTCGGTCAGCAGGTTCGTCAGGGTCAACAGATTGCTGAGATGGGTAGCACCGGATTTAGTACCGGACCGCACTCGCACTTTGAGGTACACCTACCGGGTCGAGGTGCTGTGAACCCGATGGCGCTCTTGCCTCAATCTCGTAGCTAA
- a CDS encoding hypothetical protein (similar to AA sequence:cyanobase_aa:cce_0721): MASKRHYLSTGLADTPSNRKMAERKAAMIEDDIFKDRFDPTLEKYKPQSALSTVTPSFTPSAPPKTSLIELWEQYTEFQSAHLEETTIIRDYGKVEKRLRKMPKPNLEDAIAIQTYLLKNYAAETAKRTLKQLSACCEWAMRKKLVSDNPFKELAKEIRTKKKSRVSRKPFSRTCVPAIISAFENDTYSSKFSPIRHSFYAPYVKFLFHTGCRPEEAIALKWKHIEKNRIHFCEAVATDVRIRKSTKTHEPRYFPINAELQRILDAIRPQDCSPNDLVFPARNGKELDTHNFLNRVWKPVVKQLVTAGKVKEYLPQYNCRHTFITLCLEDGISSRRVAEWCGYVCCSNRRALRRDNQPSGGDNGLER; encoded by the coding sequence GTGGCTAGCAAACGTCACTACCTCTCCACTGGACTTGCGGATACTCCTAGTAATCGCAAAATGGCAGAACGCAAGGCAGCGATGATCGAAGATGACATTTTCAAGGACAGATTTGATCCAACGCTGGAAAAATATAAGCCACAATCGGCTCTCAGCACCGTTACCCCAAGTTTTACCCCAAGTGCGCCGCCAAAAACTTCGCTGATCGAGTTGTGGGAGCAGTACACCGAGTTTCAAAGCGCTCATCTCGAAGAAACGACGATCATTCGGGATTATGGCAAAGTCGAGAAGCGTCTTCGCAAAATGCCTAAGCCGAACCTTGAGGATGCAATTGCGATCCAGACTTATCTGCTCAAGAATTACGCGGCAGAAACGGCAAAGCGTACCCTGAAGCAACTGAGTGCTTGCTGCGAATGGGCAATGCGGAAGAAGCTGGTGTCTGACAATCCGTTCAAGGAGCTTGCGAAAGAAATTCGGACAAAAAAGAAGAGTCGGGTGTCGCGCAAGCCGTTCTCTCGGACTTGTGTTCCAGCCATCATCTCAGCTTTTGAGAATGACACTTATTCCTCGAAGTTCTCTCCGATTCGGCATTCTTTCTATGCGCCGTATGTCAAATTTCTGTTTCACACAGGATGCCGACCCGAAGAAGCGATCGCACTGAAATGGAAGCACATTGAGAAGAATCGTATTCACTTCTGTGAAGCAGTCGCTACAGATGTGAGAATTCGTAAGTCTACTAAGACACATGAACCACGCTACTTCCCGATCAATGCAGAATTGCAGCGCATTCTAGATGCGATTAGACCGCAAGATTGCAGTCCAAATGACTTGGTGTTTCCAGCCAGAAACGGGAAAGAACTGGATACGCACAACTTCTTGAATCGCGTCTGGAAACCTGTAGTCAAGCAGTTAGTGACAGCAGGCAAGGTAAAAGAATACTTGCCTCAGTACAACTGTCGTCACACATTCATTACTCTGTGCTTAGAAGATGGAATTTCTTCGCGTCGGGTCGCTGAATGGTGTGGGTACGTCTGTTGCAGTAATCGAAGAGCATTACGCAGGGACAATCAACCTTCAGGGGGTGACAACGGGCTTGAAAGGTAG